In Synechococcus sp. HK05, one DNA window encodes the following:
- a CDS encoding tyrosine-type recombinase/integrase, with the protein MTPITPQDPQEDEPRPQNQEQSLETLRQVVGNLDLTPEDLLMVLSSVVSLKQKKKEEETEKGNKIFQDKVYLWENTKDSFIYRDGRTKNGNYYLRIYCRETKKVFSKSLRTNSREEGIVLGRQMYSETYGKLIRGEKTKSLTTKDLIRIYLEREERRISPLPKTGITLETWKTKKGYLSVWKKYIQEELKMGDTKIENIPPDLTRDFQYWVQRQEKSYYKGTRYSPDYINSIVSEVNRMYRQVGVRDKFISSSLVPQIDLMKKPPSTQVKRDILRVEEYERLVKYLRTNEYLRPEGSSTLEQTKRSIFREFIGISYNTGMRPKEILGLTWGDVSINVSDTKENQKIFRLLKVRSENSKTGKMRSVNGPVGRRLERLRETYEKVGMGCSPDKYIFRNPTWKRQDKNIPYHQKVFTDRLEKVLNETGLQDELDKTNRRITLYSSRHFYTTLRLQNGLDIHLLSKQLGTSTTYIDQTYSHIQVETNTERITKGMSLIRTLEEE; encoded by the coding sequence ATGACCCCCATCACCCCTCAGGACCCACAGGAAGACGAACCAAGACCCCAGAACCAGGAACAGTCCCTAGAGACCCTGAGACAGGTCGTAGGGAACCTGGACCTCACCCCAGAGGACCTTCTAATGGTCCTCTCCTCTGTGGTGTCCCTGAAACAGAAGAAGAAAGAAGAGGAGACCGAAAAAGGAAACAAGATTTTCCAGGACAAGGTTTACCTATGGGAAAACACGAAAGATAGTTTCATCTACCGAGATGGGAGAACCAAGAACGGGAACTATTACCTGAGGATTTATTGTAGAGAGACTAAGAAGGTATTCTCCAAGAGTTTAAGAACAAACTCACGAGAAGAGGGTATTGTCCTCGGAAGACAAATGTATTCCGAAACTTACGGAAAACTAATAAGAGGAGAGAAAACCAAGTCACTGACGACAAAAGACCTTATTAGGATTTATCTAGAACGGGAGGAACGGAGGATAAGTCCTCTCCCCAAGACTGGAATAACCCTGGAAACCTGGAAGACCAAAAAAGGATACTTGTCAGTCTGGAAAAAATACATTCAAGAAGAACTCAAAATGGGAGACACCAAGATTGAGAACATCCCACCAGATCTCACAAGAGATTTCCAATATTGGGTTCAACGACAAGAAAAGTCTTACTACAAGGGAACCAGATACTCACCAGATTACATCAACTCAATCGTTTCAGAAGTCAATAGAATGTACAGACAGGTTGGTGTAAGAGACAAGTTTATCTCATCCTCTCTTGTCCCCCAAATAGACTTGATGAAGAAACCACCTTCAACTCAGGTTAAACGGGACATCCTCAGAGTTGAAGAATACGAGAGATTAGTGAAATATCTCAGAACCAACGAATACCTAAGACCCGAGGGGTCCTCAACCCTGGAACAAACCAAAAGGTCCATCTTCAGAGAGTTTATCGGTATATCCTATAACACTGGTATGAGACCCAAGGAGATCCTAGGACTGACCTGGGGAGATGTCTCCATCAATGTGTCTGACACCAAAGAGAACCAGAAAATATTTCGTCTTCTCAAGGTAAGGTCTGAAAACTCAAAGACAGGAAAAATGAGAAGTGTGAATGGTCCCGTTGGACGTCGTCTGGAAAGACTTCGGGAAACCTACGAAAAGGTTGGAATGGGGTGTAGTCCGGACAAATATATCTTCAGAAACCCAACCTGGAAAAGACAAGACAAAAACATTCCATACCATCAGAAGGTCTTCACTGACAGACTGGAGAAGGTTCTAAATGAGACTGGTCTTCAGGATGAACTGGACAAGACCAACAGAAGAATAACACTTTATTCATCAAGACACTTCTACACAACACTTCGTCTTCAAAACGGACTAGACATCCACCTACTCTCAAAACAACTTGGAACATCAACGACTTACATAGACCAGACTTACTCCCACATTCAAGTTGAGACCAATACCGAAAGAATAACAAAGGGAATGTCACTCATCAGAACACTTGAAGAGGAATAG
- a CDS encoding diflavin flavoprotein, which produces MAEAAVASTPRLSLQCEAIAADTTTIRSLDWDRSRFDIEFGLRNGTTYNSFLVRGERTALIDTSHLKFESTWLPLLQEQIDPKAIDHLIVSHTEPDHSGLIGHLIDLNPEIEIVASKVAIQFLENQVHRPFKSRAVKSGEELDLGTNPESGIHHRFEFLSAPNLHWPDTIFSFDHGTGILYTCDAFGLHYCSDDVFDVDPGAIAPDFRFYYDCLMGPNARSVLQAMKRIDALPAINTVAVGHGPLLREHLSLWLSDYREWSEGRSKGEAYAAVCYVSQYGFCDRLSQAIARGIGKAEAQVQLVDLRATDAQELSALIGEASAVVVPTWPANPDADLQASIGTLLAALQPKQWVATYDAYGGNDEPIDTVASQLRGLGQKEAFEPLRIRQVPDGNDYQRCEEAGTDLGQLLTRAKTIAAMKALDGDLDKALGRLSGGLYVVTARQEERASAMVASWVSQASFEPPGITVAVAKDRAIEALMQVGDRFVLNILRDDNHQPLLRHFLKRFPPGADRFAGVATLEGVAAGGPVLGDALAFLGCRVQQRMEGPDHWVIYAEVEQGNVADTEAATAVHHRKVGNHY; this is translated from the coding sequence ATGGCTGAGGCAGCCGTTGCCAGTACACCGCGCCTGAGCCTGCAGTGCGAGGCGATCGCCGCCGACACCACCACGATCCGCTCGCTCGACTGGGACCGCAGCCGTTTCGATATCGAGTTCGGCCTGCGCAACGGCACCACCTACAACAGCTTTCTGGTGCGGGGTGAGCGCACCGCCCTGATCGACACCAGCCATCTCAAGTTCGAGAGCACCTGGCTGCCGCTGCTGCAGGAGCAGATCGATCCCAAGGCGATCGACCACCTGATCGTGAGCCACACCGAACCCGATCACTCCGGCCTGATCGGGCACCTGATCGATCTGAATCCCGAGATCGAGATCGTGGCCTCCAAGGTGGCGATCCAGTTCCTGGAAAACCAGGTGCACCGCCCCTTCAAGAGCCGGGCCGTGAAGAGTGGCGAAGAGCTGGATCTGGGCACCAACCCAGAGAGCGGCATTCACCACCGCTTCGAGTTCCTCAGCGCCCCCAACCTGCACTGGCCAGACACGATCTTCTCGTTCGACCACGGCACCGGCATCCTCTACACCTGCGACGCCTTCGGCCTGCACTACTGCTCCGATGACGTATTCGACGTAGATCCCGGCGCCATCGCACCGGACTTCCGCTTCTATTACGACTGCCTGATGGGTCCCAACGCCCGCAGCGTGCTGCAGGCGATGAAGCGCATAGACGCGCTACCGGCGATCAACACCGTGGCCGTGGGCCATGGCCCCCTACTACGCGAGCACCTCAGCCTCTGGCTCTCCGACTACCGCGAGTGGAGCGAAGGACGCAGCAAAGGCGAGGCCTACGCGGCCGTTTGCTACGTAAGCCAGTACGGCTTCTGCGATCGGCTCAGCCAGGCGATCGCCCGCGGCATCGGCAAAGCGGAAGCCCAGGTGCAGCTGGTGGATCTGCGCGCCACCGATGCCCAGGAACTGAGCGCCCTGATCGGTGAAGCCAGCGCTGTGGTGGTGCCCACCTGGCCCGCCAATCCCGATGCCGACCTTCAGGCTTCCATCGGCACCCTGCTAGCCGCCCTGCAGCCCAAGCAGTGGGTCGCCACCTACGACGCCTACGGCGGCAACGACGAGCCGATCGACACCGTGGCCTCGCAGCTACGCGGCCTGGGCCAGAAGGAGGCCTTTGAACCGCTGCGCATCCGCCAGGTGCCCGATGGGAATGATTACCAGCGCTGCGAAGAGGCCGGCACCGACCTGGGCCAACTGCTCACGCGCGCCAAGACGATCGCCGCGATGAAGGCACTCGATGGCGACCTCGACAAAGCGCTGGGACGGCTCTCCGGCGGCCTGTATGTGGTGACCGCCCGGCAGGAGGAGCGCGCCTCCGCGATGGTGGCCAGCTGGGTGAGCCAGGCCAGCTTCGAGCCGCCCGGCATCACGGTGGCCGTGGCCAAGGACCGTGCCATCGAAGCGCTGATGCAGGTGGGCGATCGCTTCGTGCTCAACATCCTGCGGGACGACAACCACCAGCCTCTGCTGCGCCATTTCCTCAAGCGCTTCCCACCCGGCGCCGATCGCTTCGCTGGCGTGGCCACCCTCGAGGGCGTGGCAGCAGGCGGCCCCGTGCTCGGTGATGCGCTGGCCTTCCTGGGCTGCCGTGTGCAGCAACGCATGGAAGGACCCGACCACTGGGTGATCTACGCCGAAGTGGAGCAGGGCAACGTGGCCGACACCGAAGCCGCCACCGCCGTGCATCACCGCAAAGTGGGGAACCACTACTAG
- a CDS encoding Hsp20/alpha crystallin family protein, which translates to MLTLRQSAFDRTAFDRLESDLFKRLEQQLHTAERVPAAEVRETEAGYSICLELPGVERDSIDVKATDRNLVISAERRAPQAESTDGDPQPTGAATLLSEIRYGTWSRSFRFPSGIDREAVQAVYRDGLLTVEVPKAQTLTSVSVKVEG; encoded by the coding sequence ATGCTGACTCTGCGCCAATCCGCTTTCGATCGCACCGCTTTTGATCGCCTCGAGTCCGACCTGTTCAAGCGACTCGAGCAACAGCTGCACACCGCCGAGCGCGTTCCCGCCGCCGAAGTGCGCGAAACCGAAGCCGGCTACAGCATCTGCCTGGAGCTGCCCGGCGTCGAGCGCGACTCGATCGACGTGAAAGCCACCGACCGCAACCTGGTGATCAGCGCTGAACGCCGCGCCCCGCAAGCCGAAAGCACCGACGGCGACCCCCAACCCACTGGCGCTGCCACCTTGCTGAGCGAAATCCGCTACGGCACCTGGAGCCGCAGCTTCCGCTTCCCCTCCGGCATCGACCGTGAAGCGGTGCAGGCCGTGTATCGCGACGGACTGCTCACGGTGGAGGTGCCCAAGGCCCAGACCCTCACCAGCGTGAGCGTGAAGGTGGAGGGCTGA
- a CDS encoding MEKHLA domain-containing protein: MSSPRRRRLRRLAVAQAAAPWLTPGKQHLACSILRSFERAFGRPLLAGTATHDGLQAAQLLFRADTVVLAHDGGSDPALIYANAAALQLWERSWAEMIGMPSRLTAEPQERDSRAQMLANALQQHASEGYSGVRISQSGRRFQIHNARLWTLWGPGDQPCGQAAAFSSWWWL, translated from the coding sequence ATCAGCTCGCCCCGCCGCCGACGCCTGCGGCGCCTGGCCGTGGCCCAAGCCGCGGCCCCCTGGCTCACACCTGGCAAGCAACACCTTGCCTGCAGCATCCTGCGCTCGTTCGAGCGCGCGTTCGGCCGGCCGCTGCTGGCTGGCACCGCAACGCACGATGGCCTCCAAGCTGCTCAGCTGCTGTTCCGCGCTGACACCGTGGTGCTCGCCCATGACGGCGGCTCCGATCCCGCCCTGATCTACGCCAACGCCGCCGCTCTGCAGCTGTGGGAGCGCAGCTGGGCCGAAATGATCGGCATGCCCTCGCGGCTCACTGCGGAACCCCAGGAGCGCGACAGCCGCGCTCAGATGCTCGCCAACGCCCTGCAACAACACGCCAGCGAGGGTTACAGCGGCGTGCGCATCAGCCAGAGCGGCCGCCGCTTCCAGATCCACAACGCCCGCCTCTGGACCCTCTGGGGCCCCGGCGATCAACCCTGCGGCCAGGCGGCTGCGTTCAGCAGTTGGTGGTGGCTCTAG
- a CDS encoding SWIM zinc finger family protein, which produces MTITPGTPNGITTQLGDQGLGQQPWWVEQWMELINGYRFKKRLERAWEYARSGNVLSIRFEGRRVHARVQGSGEDPYKVKLWLDVLSDDDWGYVLEALGQKARWSAQLLAGVMPQDIERAFAASGRRLFPFKLQEVRSECTCPDKINPCKHVSAVYYLMGERFSEDPFVLFQLRGRTRAQLLSDLAVQRRALLAKKAKEAKEAAPADAPPQPAAEGSLNPAPAAIRDPNRWWNYGAALDPGLVVITPAMEGDTGLDEAGPLPLAEDGRFPEAGKLFVEQLKAHGAACGTAAMATAMAAGSNNGEGDASSSAQA; this is translated from the coding sequence ATGACCATCACCCCCGGAACCCCCAACGGCATCACCACCCAGCTGGGCGATCAGGGCTTGGGCCAGCAGCCCTGGTGGGTGGAGCAGTGGATGGAGCTGATCAACGGCTACCGCTTCAAGAAACGGCTGGAGCGCGCCTGGGAGTACGCCCGCAGCGGCAACGTGCTCTCGATTCGCTTCGAGGGGCGCCGCGTGCACGCCCGCGTGCAGGGCAGCGGCGAAGACCCCTACAAGGTGAAGCTCTGGCTGGATGTGCTCAGCGACGACGACTGGGGCTACGTGCTCGAGGCCCTTGGTCAGAAGGCCCGTTGGTCGGCTCAGCTCCTGGCGGGCGTGATGCCGCAGGACATCGAGCGCGCTTTCGCCGCCAGCGGCCGGCGCCTGTTTCCGTTCAAGTTGCAGGAGGTGCGCAGCGAATGCACCTGCCCCGACAAGATCAACCCCTGTAAACACGTGAGCGCCGTCTACTACCTGATGGGCGAGCGCTTCAGCGAAGACCCCTTCGTGCTCTTCCAGCTGCGGGGCCGCACCCGCGCCCAGCTGCTCAGCGATCTAGCGGTGCAGCGGCGGGCGCTGCTGGCAAAGAAAGCCAAAGAAGCGAAAGAGGCGGCTCCAGCCGATGCGCCCCCACAGCCAGCCGCCGAAGGCTCCCTCAATCCCGCCCCCGCAGCCATCCGCGATCCCAACCGCTGGTGGAACTACGGCGCTGCCCTCGATCCGGGGCTCGTGGTGATCACCCCAGCCATGGAGGGCGATACGGGCCTGGATGAAGCCGGCCCGTTGCCGTTGGCGGAAGACGGCCGCTTCCCCGAGGCCGGGAAGCTGTTTGTGGAGCAGCTCAAAGCCCACGGTGCCGCATGCGGCACCGCGGCGATGGCCACCGCGATGGCGGCCGGCAGCAACAACGGCGAGGGCGACGCAAGCAGCAGCGCCCAAGCCTGA
- a CDS encoding DEAD/DEAH box helicase, protein MSLLHATWLPVVPRGSFAKGKAPSAGLFIWADTWRVAEPVSPSSEAPLHPLSLDLDDLATWLDDNQFWSEDLRQATVTLTLPSRQQLSRGQKSDSAGSWSGLPLQAGEPLPKDLTWWPWQLEGWFLKPGPAAEWLNQLPLSGTAAAGLGDDLLWWCHLQRWCLSLIARGRWLPDAAEGKASWLPLLNREDDRRRLEDLAIRMPQVVAASSAEPHLACGRPRSNRLLVASIVEKLVDGQLRHAFAPGGEGLDPLLAAWEEGLASHDGRIQIDEEDQERLAIASHHWRETVAGKVEPARACLELFTPPEGDELWELRFGLQAEADPTLRVPAGIVWGAGDGSLALGEIQLEQPGALLLEGLGRALLAFEPIERGLDAATPEAMQLTPAEAFVLVRTAASRLRDVGVGVVLPASLSGGLASRLGLAITAELPEKSRGFTLGETLEWRWEFMIGGVTLNLKDLEKLAAKRSPLVQHKGAWIELRPLDLKNAEKFCAAEPPFSLDDALRITGNEGETLQRLPVHAFTAGPRLQAVLEQYHQQKAPDPLPAPPGFAGQLRPYQERGLGWLAFLHRFDQGACLADDMGLGKTIQLLAFIQHLKAEEELKRPVLLVAPTSVLTNWKREAAAFTPDLVVNEHYGPRRPNSPEAIKKALKGVDLVLTTYGLLQRDSELLEAIDWQGVVIDEAQAIKNHNAKQSMAARDLGRPGRGSKCGPRFRIALTGTPVENRVSELWALMDFLNPKVLGDEPFFRQRYRLPIERYGDMSSLRDLKSRVSPFILRRLKTDKSIISDLPEKVELSEWVGLAPEQKKLYNQTVEDSLDAIARAPLGQKHGQVLALLTKLKQICNHPALALKQDPDPSDAAFFKEFAARSAKVQRLEEILEEVIEAGDRALLFTQFAEWGHLLKAHLEQKWKQPVPFLYGNTSKAERQAMVDRFQDDPRGPQLFLLSLKAGGVGLNLTRASHVFHIDRWWNPAVENQATDRAYRIGQQNRVLVHKFITSGSVEERIDRMIKEKSKLAEDIVGSGEDWLGGMDVSQLKDLVTLSED, encoded by the coding sequence ATGAGCCTGCTGCATGCCACCTGGCTGCCCGTCGTTCCGCGGGGCAGCTTCGCCAAGGGCAAGGCCCCCAGTGCGGGCCTGTTCATCTGGGCGGACACCTGGCGTGTGGCCGAGCCGGTGAGCCCGAGCAGCGAAGCGCCGCTCCACCCCCTCAGCCTCGATCTCGACGACCTGGCCACCTGGCTCGACGACAACCAGTTTTGGTCGGAAGACCTGCGCCAGGCCACCGTCACCCTCACCCTGCCCAGCCGCCAGCAGCTCAGCCGCGGCCAGAAAAGCGACAGCGCCGGCTCCTGGAGCGGCCTGCCCCTTCAGGCCGGCGAACCACTCCCCAAAGACCTCACCTGGTGGCCCTGGCAGCTGGAGGGCTGGTTCCTCAAGCCCGGCCCCGCCGCCGAATGGCTCAACCAGTTGCCCCTCTCCGGCACCGCCGCCGCGGGGCTGGGCGACGACCTGCTCTGGTGGTGCCATCTGCAGCGCTGGTGCCTCAGCCTGATTGCCCGCGGCCGTTGGCTGCCCGATGCCGCCGAGGGCAAAGCCAGCTGGCTGCCCCTGCTCAACCGCGAAGACGACCGCCGCCGCCTCGAAGACCTGGCCATCCGCATGCCCCAGGTGGTGGCCGCCTCCAGCGCCGAACCGCATCTGGCCTGCGGCAGGCCCCGCTCCAACCGCCTGTTGGTGGCCAGCATTGTGGAAAAGCTGGTGGATGGCCAGCTGCGCCACGCCTTTGCCCCCGGCGGCGAGGGGCTCGATCCCCTGCTGGCGGCCTGGGAAGAGGGCCTCGCCAGCCACGATGGCCGCATCCAGATCGACGAGGAAGACCAGGAACGCCTGGCCATCGCCAGCCACCACTGGCGCGAAACCGTGGCCGGCAAGGTGGAACCCGCGCGTGCCTGCCTTGAGCTGTTCACCCCGCCGGAAGGCGACGAGCTGTGGGAGCTGCGCTTTGGGCTGCAAGCGGAAGCCGACCCCACCCTGCGGGTGCCCGCCGGGATCGTGTGGGGCGCCGGCGACGGCAGCCTGGCCCTCGGCGAGATCCAGCTGGAGCAGCCCGGCGCGCTGCTGCTGGAGGGCCTGGGCCGGGCGTTGCTGGCCTTTGAGCCGATCGAACGGGGCCTCGATGCCGCCACCCCGGAAGCGATGCAGCTCACCCCGGCCGAAGCCTTCGTGCTGGTGCGCACCGCCGCGAGCCGCCTGCGGGATGTGGGCGTGGGCGTGGTGCTGCCCGCCAGCCTCTCGGGCGGCCTGGCTTCACGCCTAGGCCTGGCCATCACCGCCGAGCTCCCGGAGAAGTCGCGCGGCTTCACCCTCGGCGAAACGCTGGAGTGGCGCTGGGAATTCATGATCGGCGGCGTCACCCTCAACCTCAAGGATCTCGAGAAGCTGGCGGCCAAGCGCAGCCCGCTGGTGCAGCACAAGGGCGCCTGGATCGAACTGCGGCCCCTCGATCTCAAGAACGCCGAGAAGTTCTGCGCCGCCGAGCCCCCCTTCAGCCTCGATGACGCCCTGCGTATCACCGGCAACGAAGGCGAAACCTTGCAGCGCCTGCCGGTGCATGCCTTCACCGCGGGCCCGCGCCTGCAAGCGGTGCTGGAGCAATACCACCAGCAGAAGGCCCCCGATCCCCTGCCTGCCCCACCCGGATTCGCCGGCCAGCTGCGGCCGTATCAGGAGCGAGGCCTGGGCTGGCTCGCCTTCCTGCATCGCTTTGATCAGGGCGCCTGCCTGGCCGACGACATGGGCCTGGGCAAAACCATTCAGCTGCTGGCCTTCATCCAGCACCTCAAGGCCGAAGAGGAGCTGAAGCGCCCGGTGTTGCTGGTGGCCCCCACCTCGGTGCTCACCAACTGGAAGCGGGAGGCGGCAGCCTTCACCCCCGATCTGGTGGTGAACGAGCACTACGGTCCGCGCCGCCCCAACAGCCCCGAGGCGATCAAGAAAGCCCTCAAGGGCGTGGATCTGGTGCTCACCACCTACGGCCTGCTCCAACGCGACAGCGAACTGCTGGAGGCGATCGACTGGCAGGGCGTGGTGATCGATGAAGCGCAGGCGATTAAGAACCACAACGCCAAGCAATCGATGGCAGCGCGGGATCTGGGCCGCCCCGGCCGAGGCAGCAAATGCGGCCCCCGCTTCCGCATCGCCCTCACGGGCACACCGGTGGAAAACCGCGTCAGCGAACTGTGGGCGCTGATGGATTTCCTCAACCCCAAGGTGCTCGGCGATGAACCCTTCTTCCGCCAGCGCTACCGGCTGCCAATCGAGCGCTACGGCGATATGTCGTCGCTACGGGACCTCAAGAGCCGGGTGAGCCCCTTCATCCTGCGGCGCTTGAAAACCGACAAATCGATCATTTCCGATCTGCCGGAGAAGGTGGAACTGAGCGAATGGGTGGGGCTCGCTCCCGAGCAGAAGAAGCTCTACAACCAAACCGTGGAGGACAGCCTCGATGCGATCGCGCGGGCGCCGCTGGGGCAGAAGCATGGCCAGGTTCTGGCGCTGCTCACGAAGCTCAAGCAGATCTGCAACCACCCGGCCCTGGCCCTCAAGCAGGACCCCGACCCCAGCGATGCGGCCTTCTTCAAGGAGTTCGCCGCCCGCAGCGCCAAGGTGCAGCGGCTCGAAGAGATCCTCGAAGAGGTGATCGAAGCGGGCGATCGCGCCCTGCTGTTCACCCAGTTCGCCGAATGGGGCCACCTGCTCAAGGCGCACCTGGAGCAGAAGTGGAAACAACCGGTGCCGTTCCTCTACGGCAACACCAGCAAGGCCGAACGCCAGGCGATGGTGGATCGCTTCCAGGACGACCCGCGCGGTCCGCAGCTGTTCCTGCTCTCGCTCAAGGCTGGCGGCGTGGGCCTCAACCTCACCCGCGCCAGCCACGTGTTCCATATCGATCGCTGGTGGAACCCCGCCGTGGAAAACCAGGCCACCGACCGCGCCTACCGGATCGGCCAGCAGAACCGCGTACTGGTGCACAAATTCATCACCAGCGGCTCCGTGGAGGAGCGCATCGACCGGATGATCAAGGAGAAGTCGAAACTCGCCGAAGACATCGTGGGCTCCGGCGAAGACTGGCTCGGCGGCATGGACGTGAGCCAGCTCAAAGACCTGGTGACCCTCAGCGAGGACTGA